The Xiphophorus hellerii strain 12219 chromosome 6, Xiphophorus_hellerii-4.1, whole genome shotgun sequence genomic interval tttacttaagtaaaagtaaaaagtagccgtccaagaaattactcaagtacgAGAAAAAAAGGTATCTGGTAAAACGCCTACTCAAGTacagagtaactgatcaaatgatcaatcatttaatatttaaaaatcacataatcagatacatgaaaatataaagttaagtggaaattttggtattttaaatatgaaaatgacaataactgATTGAAGTAACAAAgtataacaaaatcaggcaaaagaaacaataggtttctttcaataaaaaacttatgaaacgttaccaaaaactgcaggtgtgtgtctgtgtctggtgaatttttggttaaaacatgtttgatttttattcagtgggtagaaagtCCAGAAATTTACTCaaaaaagagtagaaatacttcataataaattactcaagcaaaattaaaaagtacaacGTAGTAAAagtactcctaaaagtaaagtttttcaaaaaagttacccAAGTAATTGAGCAAATGTAACTAGTTGCTAGCCAACTCTGATTGTTTAGAACTGTTTCTTGTATTTCAGGTTCCAGGCGGTCTGGGCAGCATCCTCCATCCACCAACTTGTCCCCTGCTGTCGCCAGCATGCCTCAACCTGGCTCAGACTCCGCAGCGCCTGCCTGCGGGTTAGGTAGCAGAGAGTATGCCGTGACCTACCGCAGAGGAACGGGCTTAGTGAGCGGAGGAGCAGGCACCCAGGGGACCTACACGGCTCTGGACCCCGAGGGTTTAGCGCTACCAGGCAGCGAGGGCGTCCAGACCAGATCTCCAGGACTCTCCAACAAAGCCAGACGAGCGGCTATGCACATCACCGGCCCCACCATGGTCACTGTGCCGCTACATATCACCTCTAACCTGGCGTTGGGGGTTCTTCAAGGAGGTGGCAGTGACAGGGTCATCATCCGGGGAAGAGACAAAGACGGAGGGGACAAGCAGGACGGCAAGGAGCCAGGGATAAAGATTGAGATCAAGGAGCCAAAATTAATGGAGTGGAACGTGGAAGAGAgcaaaaatgttgaagaaaaggacaagagtgaaaatgaaaaagaagatTTGGACACAGAGGGACATAAAGGGGCACCAGAAGTCTCTGAGGAGGAGAGGAatgaaggaggagaagagaaaaaagatgaGGAGCTAAGAAAAGATTGTGGACACAAGGAGACGGGAGACCAACATGTACCAAGAGAAAAACGAGTGAAAAGCCGCAACTCCAGCACAAAGGAAGATAATCACGAAAACATGGGAGTTGAAGACCAAGACAGCGAATACATGGGTAATTATTACAAATTCATAACCAGAAATAATCAATGATTAGTTAAACATGTTGACCTAAATATGTTGTATTCCTTCTACTAGCCTTCTGCATCATACAAAGCTTCTGTTTGTGTGATGcagtattagaaaataaaaaatgcataagattactagaataaagtcacagtagtacaagaataaagtcagaatattaggagaataaagtcagaattgcGAGAATAAAGTTACGCGAGAAGAaactcataatattatgagaataaaatcatatgagaataaagtaacaATATTATGAGGAAAAAGTCAGTATTATGAGAATAGTGACTTTAGAAGCGACCTATATTTGGAGGTTTAAAGTtgtaaaagaataaagttgaaataacacaacaacaaagtcaaaataatatgagactaaagtcataatacaagtttattctcgtaatattttgactttgttagcgtattatttcaactttattcttttacaACTTTCTTCTTGTAACATTATGAGTTTCTTCTTGTTATATTATGACGATATTCTCATAAAAGTGTGACTTTAtccacataattttatttaatttgtttaattttctaacTGCAGCCCTAGTGCTCCATCACACTCAAACAATGTCCGACACTGGGAGCTCATATTTCTGACCCTGattatcatttatttacagaaatgaaGGGATCAGATCTGAAGATTCAGCAGGCGGCTGCAGCCTCGCAGCATGAAGACGACAGTGTTTCTGATTCTGATGATTTTCTAAACTCAACTGAAGCCGAGGAAGACGACCGCAAGCTGTCGGGCTACATCCAGGACAACTTTGAATTCCTGGACCAGATGGACTGCAGCGCCATGGACCACATGGACTGCAGTGTGTCCTATCAGGTGGGGACATTATTATCTCATAAATTATGTGGAATTAACATTCATCAATAAGCcttttgcaataaatcaattcatcACATCATAAATTAAAAGGTGCttgataattttcattttgatacTTTGTGAAGGGCAATTtcgtttacagagacttcataatcgattttatttatgtttttggttatgtgtgtttttatttaaattttattcaatgttttggtcgcttcaaaaaaaaatcttctagtTTCAGTGTAATGTGCTCACTTTACAAACTTGAAGTTTCTAAACCTTTGAGAAGGCAAACTTACTTTGTTGTATCGTTACCAGTATGTTGCTTAAAAAAGGTCTCAAAACATACAACAGCGTATGAGGGGTATTGTAGAAGGAGAAAATAAGAGGAATACATTTCTTCcaaaaaactcataaatttcaagattaatttcagaaattttctagaaaatacttgaaaatttaagtttgacaagtaaaaaaaaatctagaaaaataaCTTAGAAATTTCCTAGGAAAAAACAGTTTCATAAGttgaaatttttgacttttgaaactagaaattttctgaaattaatctcaaaatttcaattttattctagaaaattattgacttttcaatctcatacatttccagtttttcttctacaaaattactaaaattaatcccaaaatatcagattttttcttctaGCACATTTTTGACCTTTTCAAACTCAGGaatttcttatgtttttctagaaaatttcctAGAAAttaccttctttttttaatctacaatgACCCTGATACGGCGTTtcacaaaacaatattattcttcattactgggacaatttatcatccagcaaaatttgttgttatgacagattaaattaatattttaagcattttggTCTCTTTGCCTTCCAGGTTAATGAGTTCTCTGTCGAGCCTCCTGGTCACTCTGATGATGAGTATGAAATCATGGCTCAAGCTGAGGAACCGACGCTGATTGTGACCGAGGCGAATCCACACAGACCGCTCAGCCTCGACCTGAACAGTCGACACACTAAATCCCTCAGCTTGCCCTACATGACGTCGCCCATAGACGGACCGGAGGAACACTCTTCTTCTGACGATGTTTCAGAAGACGAAGGCGATGAGGACGGTTACAGCAGTGACGAAGATGAGAGCATGTTTGTTAAGAGCCTGCCACCGGACTTCTTCTTGAGCAGTCTGTCTGGGCTTGAATCAGACAACCAGGACTGTCCCAGCCCTGACAGACAGCTGGttcaggagctgcagaggtcTGAAGGAAAAAGCTGCGAACCGTTGGATGTTGAACTTTCTGTTTGCAGAGAAGCAACTGAGCATGCGCAGGAAAACGCTGGAAACGATGAAGAAAAGCAAGAGACAAAAATGGAAGAAGAGGATAAATCTTGTCATGGAGAAGATCAGCttgaaaacaacacacacaggtaataaattattaacattttgctCATGAATATATGATTTCAGTTCAGTTATCAAGTCAATATTCATATTCAGTCAATATGAAGGTTTAAGGGAaccaaatataatttgaaaaatgtaaaatatgaagaaGAAGCTATAAATAGCACGAGGATATTGGCATTATAAACAAAGTTCTGAGTTTTGAGCAGAAAGATTGTTTTACTTCCTGGCTGACGTCTtcagatgttgcttcaatatttccacataatgttctttcctcattaTGCCATCTATTTTAAGAAGTTcaccagttcctcctgcagcaaaacagccccacaacatgatgctgccaactcCGTACGTCACAGTTAGGATGGTATAACCATCCCagcttttcctcctgtttttgATTAAGCCCAAACTGTTccactttagtttcatcagacgACAGGACATGTCttcaaaaatgaatatttttgtccCTGTGTTAATTTTCAAGCTGCAGTCCggctttttatgtttcttttgaagTGAAGGATTCTTCCTCGCCGAGTGGCCTTTCAGCACAGGACAGTCTGTGCGAGCATCTTTACTGGGTCTTTGGCTTTTGTTCTTGGGTCCATCTTCACATTTGGTcatctctgggacacagaaccCATCTCCTTCTTGAGCTTTATGATGGTTGGACATTCCCATCATGTCTATTCTGCCatataattgtttgaacagatgaacacAGCGCCTTCGAGCATATGAAATTGTTCCCAAGTATGAACCAGACTTGTTCAGCTGCGCAGCTCTCGTCCTGATATCTTGGCTGATTTATTTTGCCTTTCCTATCATGTCAAACATAAAAAGCGGTGTGTTTAAGGTGTGGCCTTAAAATGCATCCACAGGTGTCCCTAAAGTTAACTCAAATCTTAACTTAAATCTGTCAGACATTCATGGAAGGAAGCCCAAAAGGTTTGATCCATATCATAcagaataaaatacagtttttcttAACACTGActaaatgtatgtaaacatttgatttttcttctgaaaatgttcttgccaagttttctagaaattattttggtaattctaagtAAGCTGAAACACGAaaagtttgatctgatttaaGAGAGAAAATTTGATTCAGTGCATGTAAATATCTTGTTTCTGTAGTACATatataaacagaataaagaataaaaatacgGCAGAAAGAGCAAGATTTCAGCATAAATTCagtgtagttaaaaaaaatgctgtactCCAGTAAAGAAGAATGTGCTTCTGTCAAGTTGGTTaattaaaaaagtacaaaacgtgaattaaagactttttacaaatagtgacaataaaaaaactgtaaaaaagtaaagttgTACAAATACCAACAGGAATGTAAATACTTATTAAGTTAATGTGAATTAAACTAAAGTGAAGTGAACTAAACTAAAGTGAACTAAAGTGAAGTGAATCAAAGtgaactaaactaaacaaaagtGAAGTGAGCTAAAGTGATCTAAACTAAAATGAAGTaaattaaagtgaactaaactaaactaaagtgAAGTGAACTGAACTATGTGCTACTTTGAGTGTGTGtatctcaataaaacacatttaaatttgtttgtattttaatgtgaCCAACTAGGATAAAGTTCCTTCAGGAAGATTCTGTACGTTTCTCTGCTGATTTACTCCTGTTGCAGACGTCTgaactgctttttatttgtccttttgGCAGGACAACAGATGAAACTCCAACCGCTGCAGAAGACgatgaaagtgaaaaatgtcTAACTTCAGAAGCATCAACAAGCTGCTGTGAGGAGCTTCAGGAAACCGACAGTCTGACTGGAGCAAAAGCTGAGGATGGGGAAGAGGTTCTGGATGAGCCTGGAGATGATTCTCTTTTGACAACAAGAGATAATCCTTCAATGTCAAAAGACATGGAAGAACAAGTCAGTGAGGAGGACAATGCAAACAGCAGGACAAATAGTGACATTTGGAGTGAGATTGAGGATGTTGTTTGTGAAGTGATTGAGGATGAGGAGAGTGAGCAGTCTATGAGGGAAGCTTCTCCAGAGGCAGATGTCGAAGAAGATGGAGAAGTGGAGGAGGAAGACTTGATGAACAAGACAGAAGAGTTATCACTGGAGCCAAATGTAGAGAAACCTTcagaagaagagagaaatgAGTTAAATCAAGAAGCTCAGCATCAAAACATAGAAGATCCGGTTTCCgaagaaacagaaaaggagAAGGAAGACGCAGACAGAGCAGAAAGCAGAACACAGCCGAGCGCCGATAAACAGCCAGTGATCTTATCTAATATTAGGGACTCAAAGGAAGGAAGTAATCCTGCAAACGGCAGTGGCAGCCCAGGAGGCGTTGGGAGGAAGCTGGTCGTCTCCAAGCAGCCTAAGGTTTACCAGGTCAAAGCGGTGCCGGTCGTTCCCCCGAAGCCTCAGCACTGCAAAATCACCGCGCTGACCCTCCGTCAGCAGCAgcaagaaagagagaggagagacAACGCTCTGAAGGAGCGGGACGGAGACGGGGACGGCGAGACCCCCGAGAAAAAGGACAGGCCGTCGATGCTCAGAGAGAAGAGGAGGGACGGCCTGGACGCGGCGGTGAGGGACGCGAAGAGGAACAGCCCGCTCAGCATGTGCTTCGACGAGGCGGTGGCCATCGCAACGCTGAGGCGGGAGAAAGAGCGAGGAAGAGAAGGGGAGGCTGACCCAGAGGGATTGGGAAAGTGAAGGACAGTAGCTGGgtctccattacaaatgtgtgcaaaactttgtcgacATTCCACTTGTGTGGGAAGAAACAAAATTTCACAATTGCGacgttttcattaaataagaaatgcaatcaaaatcacgtgaatacgtttgttcacgcaataagtcCTTAAAAGCCACAGCAGTTACGTGATGTAAACAGTTACGTGAGATTATATTCATAACTCAGCCACTAGCGCTCATTGCCTTCACAGGAGACGTCAGCGTCTTATTCAGGCCTTGGAGCGACAAGTTCCTTATATTTGGGAACGGCTATGCATgcagcgttttggggaaattgtagttgcAGATTTTAGCTACAGATTCAATATGTCTGAATGACAAACTCATCTTTTTATAAACTGTGACAGCTCTGTTCGAGCCAGCTGGacattgtcagaaaaaaacaaacctttatcttccTATcccttcctgtcatcttctttggtGTTTCCGATAGTATCAAGATCCAGCTGTCGATCACATGATCCCTGTGATACAAAATTTTTTAATTCCATGGCAGTTTTTTGAAATGCATCCATTTTgatatgactgaaaaaccacctcatcctaacgcaaaaatgtgagatttttcaagattgctgtgtttccatgaactggattttaaaaatttaaatttgccCAAATTTACtatcaatggaaacacagctagtgaAGGAGATGCTTCAGATTCAGCCCACAATGTTCACGAGGCTCTCTGCCCAGgcaaaagtaaaactttatcattgttttattttgtgattgcTGACATATTGTTAATATTAACAATATATTAGCAATATATTGTTAATATTAacaatatattaataatatattgTTAATATTAACAATATATTGTTAATATTGCTGATGACAATATTAACAATGCCATCATtgttaatatttagttttattggtTTACAGGCATCGTAGTAGCTTTGTTGtccttattaaaagaaaaacattttacaaagtcACACACCACCCTCCGCAGTTATTGGCCCCCATGGTAAAGATGCATAAAAAGCTACCACCATATGTTTTAGTGGTAAAATGTCACCAAAATATTTGACTCAACTCATTTTTCAGTGGAAAAATGCGCCTAAacatctgtataatctgtgtaATTATTGGCACCCGTGGAGCCTTAGTGACCCCAGTATGCCACTTTGTGGAGACTTTATTCATCCTCACCGGCCTCCTCACTGGAAAGATAAATGTGGGTTCCAgctgttttacactttttaattattgctctgcCCCTATGGGCAAGTTGCAACGAGAAGCTACTATTTTCTCATTTGTATATCAACTTCCCTAACTTTAATGATATATTTCCttctctttcccattttgaaaaacAGCTAAGAGAAATCGGCCTCTGTGTCAAGTTACACTTCCACCCCAGAACTAGgaacaacttaaaaatatagagaataaaaaaaaaaaaaatagttcagCTTCATTTAGGTCACAATAATTGTGAAGGGAGGCATAACTATGTTGAGGAGATCATTATAACTTAATTCCAGGCCTTAATAACTCTGCCTGGAattattctaaataaaacatgaaaaaatgcaaacattgaGGTGGAACGAAGTATTTAGTGCTGCTCCAACATCACACATTATACAGATAAACAGCCTCTGATGTGTGAtggttgtgtaaaaaaaaaaaaaaaccatttcacTTTGTTTACCTGCATTTTGATTCTCAAGATTTGAAGATTAGTTTTGAAAGTGGCTCCATAGCACTTACTGTTTGCACTTATCTTCGGGTCAGTTGTTTCTATGCAAAGTTTATGTACATAAATAGTTTATCTGAAATTGATTGACATGTCTGGTTTGAGGCATTTGAATAAAGAGCATTGCGAATTAATGAAGTGTTTGATGCATTACGTTCTTTTTAGAAAACACTAGATGTTATTACCTTGTATTGGAAACCACATGGACGTTTAGATAGACATTCACGTATGTCTAATAAAGAGATCATTTTAGGTCAACGATGCTATGAAGTACAGCGAGGGATTCGAACATTTCGCTTATATTAGAGGCTTTACGGTTACTGATGTCTGCCTCACTTCCGGCTTCGAATTTACCGGaagtaaatcaaaataaaacagacggGACGCTGATTCTCATCTTCACAGGAAGCCAAAACTTCCACTTCTGTTGAGTTTTTTAAACTCTTCCAGCGGGATGTCTTTTCCCTCAGCTTTCAGTACGCAGGTGGCCGCCATCATGGATGTTCTGGCCAAAGCTGCGGTGGCAGAAATAACGATGCTGGTGGAGGATGGGAGCGTGGCTCTGCGGCTGGAGGTGGGCAGGAGGGACAGTGAGATCCAGGAGCTCCGGAGTAAGCTGAAGAGGACGGAGGCTGAGCTCCGGAAAGCTCAGGAAGCGGCTGCCAGGCGAACTACAGCCGAGAAACAGGTGCAGACCGCAGCAGCGGCGGGCCAGGAACCGCGGAGAGGTGAGAGGAGGAGGCACCAAACTGCATTCAAAATGTCTGCAATTCAGACTGATAACTGATTAACAAGGTCTTCTTAACTTCTACCTTAGAAGTACATTaggtaaaataattgttttaaattccCGTCAAATTCGTCTAAAGCTATGTcgtgtttcattattttaataattacacaTATTGGAGATTAAAGACGAAACTCTTCTTGTCGGTCTGAGTAAAGTTTGTCCTTCCCTCGTTTATAGGTGTGAGATGCTTGAGGAAGTTCTTGCATGATTGATGATAAAACATGTGGTGGATTCAGTGTTGTTGAGCTGTACAGGTACTGTTGCTGCAAAGTCACAATAGCACATTTTGCAGGATGATATTTATattcccagaagttattgcaataaaagatAATATAATTGTTTTCACACTATtgtcaagtaatataatggtaatgacataataGTGCAATAACAAATTCTCAAAGatcaaataaacttgaaattCTAATGATCATCTaatactggaactggaagacattttgaatatccaaaattaataaacaaacaacagaaacaacaaatataattaATTGTAAAGTCTCTGTAAGCAAAAATTGCTGTTGAAAAGGactggttgagaccaaaacaccagccTGAGGAGTTTTATTATCCAGTTTTTATCATAAATTAGCGCaataatcattttcatttatcatgcgattaattgttttattgcttattaCAACAGGCATATGCAAAGCATTCCCAAAACATAACACTTCCACCTCCGTACTTTACAGTTGGTAtatgaataaaatcagatttcagcaaaaagtCTAATCTGCGCAtgaagacctgctgtgtgaacgtaggcGAAGGTTCTGCTGGACTTATTGTTTTGAGCATGTTCAGATAGTAAGCATCATgctattgttttcttttggctGCAGATAAGGAGAAGCATCCTGAAATTGACGGGGATTATCCTGAACTAAAAACTGCTGATTCATTCTGCGAGACTCATATAAGTCCCGATGTGAAGCAAGAGCCAGAAGGTGAACTTCGGTTCGATGAAACAACCGAGCATGCAGCAACGGACGCACCGGATCGAGGCGACCCCATCTGGCCGGCTTGTGGAGTGTTTGAGAAAAGCTCTGTTGCAGTTCAGGAGCAATCACAGATGTTTCCATCTAATGACCTGCGAAGTACATATT includes:
- the si:dkeyp-68b7.12 gene encoding rho GTPase-activating protein 30, whose product is MRRNRRKGGNKEKVFGCDLLEHLTTSNQEIPLVLRSCSEFVEQHGIVDGIYRLSGVSSNIQKLRGEFESDGSPDLNKDVYLQDIHCVSSLCKAYFRELPNPLLTYQLYDKFAEAVAIQLEEERLVKIRDVLKELPDPHYRTLEFLMRHLVKMASYSSETNMHARNLAIVWAPNLLRSKDIEASGFNGTAAFMEVRVQSIVVEFVLTHVPQLFPLEGAPTERRKSLPSPSALPNPDLVFFRSSGSQPNFGNISPGDGPLPIRPYHAIIEGTDKRKGSLKGRKWMSIFNIGGRFPDPRRKHKHSAKEKDRTPLRPARSMDSLSTPSYPNEGSRRSGQHPPSTNLSPAVASMPQPGSDSAAPACGLGSREYAVTYRRGTGLVSGGAGTQGTYTALDPEGLALPGSEGVQTRSPGLSNKARRAAMHITGPTMVTVPLHITSNLALGVLQGGGSDRVIIRGRDKDGGDKQDGKEPGIKIEIKEPKLMEWNVEESKNVEEKDKSENEKEDLDTEGHKGAPEVSEEERNEGGEEKKDEELRKDCGHKETGDQHVPREKRVKSRNSSTKEDNHENMGVEDQDSEYMEMKGSDLKIQQAAAASQHEDDSVSDSDDFLNSTEAEEDDRKLSGYIQDNFEFLDQMDCSAMDHMDCSVSYQVNEFSVEPPGHSDDEYEIMAQAEEPTLIVTEANPHRPLSLDLNSRHTKSLSLPYMTSPIDGPEEHSSSDDVSEDEGDEDGYSSDEDESMFVKSLPPDFFLSSLSGLESDNQDCPSPDRQLVQELQRSEGKSCEPLDVELSVCREATEHAQENAGNDEEKQETKMEEEDKSCHGEDQLENNTHRTTDETPTAAEDDESEKCLTSEASTSCCEELQETDSLTGAKAEDGEEVLDEPGDDSLLTTRDNPSMSKDMEEQVSEEDNANSRTNSDIWSEIEDVVCEVIEDEESEQSMREASPEADVEEDGEVEEEDLMNKTEELSLEPNVEKPSEEERNELNQEAQHQNIEDPVSEETEKEKEDADRAESRTQPSADKQPVILSNIRDSKEGSNPANGSGSPGGVGRKLVVSKQPKVYQVKAVPVVPPKPQHCKITALTLRQQQQERERRDNALKERDGDGDGETPEKKDRPSMLREKRRDGLDAAVRDAKRNSPLSMCFDEAVAIATLRREKERGREGEADPEGLGK